One Streptomyces hundungensis DNA segment encodes these proteins:
- a CDS encoding DedA family protein: protein MTSLALGPSWLDPDYLLGTFGLAGLLIIVFAESGLLIGFFLPGDSLLFTTGLLVTTGKLDTPLWLVCVLVVLAAVLGDQVGYLFGKKVGPSLFTRPDSRLFKQENVEKAHEFFEKYGPKSLVLARFVPIVRTFTPIIAGVSGMNYRSFVTFNVIGGTLWGAGVTLLGAALGNVEFVHQHIELMLVAIVLISVVPIAIEFLRARSKAKKNPPVSEGPGGQATQRGGRHAKR, encoded by the coding sequence GTGACTTCCCTCGCCCTCGGACCGAGCTGGCTGGACCCCGACTATCTGCTGGGCACCTTCGGCCTCGCCGGCCTGTTGATCATCGTCTTCGCCGAGTCGGGGCTGCTCATCGGCTTCTTCCTGCCGGGTGACTCGCTCCTGTTCACCACCGGCCTCCTGGTCACCACCGGCAAGCTGGACACCCCGCTGTGGCTGGTGTGCGTCCTGGTGGTGCTCGCCGCGGTCCTCGGCGACCAGGTGGGCTATCTGTTCGGCAAGAAGGTGGGCCCCTCCCTCTTCACCCGGCCCGACTCCCGCCTCTTCAAGCAGGAGAACGTGGAGAAGGCCCACGAGTTCTTCGAGAAGTACGGGCCGAAGTCGCTGGTGCTGGCGCGCTTCGTGCCGATCGTGCGGACGTTCACGCCGATCATCGCGGGCGTCAGCGGCATGAACTACCGCTCGTTCGTCACCTTCAACGTCATCGGCGGCACCCTGTGGGGCGCGGGCGTCACCCTGCTCGGCGCGGCGCTCGGCAATGTGGAGTTCGTGCACCAGCACATCGAGCTGATGCTGGTGGCGATCGTGCTCATCTCGGTCGTGCCGATCGCCATCGAGTTCCTGCGGGCCCGCTCCAAGGCGAAGAAGAACCCGCCGGTGTCCGAGGGCCCCGGCGGCCAGGCCACCCAGCGCGGCGGCCGCCACGCCAAGCGCTGA
- a CDS encoding YbjQ family protein has translation MGIEEYGGGQTPQSDVLVVTTNDVPGYTVQQVIGEVFGLTVRSRHLGSQIGAGLKSMIGGELKGLTKTLVETRNQAMERLVAQAKARGANAVLMMRFDVTEAADVGTEVCAYGTAVILART, from the coding sequence ATGGGCATCGAGGAGTACGGCGGCGGACAGACTCCGCAGTCGGACGTGCTGGTCGTCACCACCAACGACGTACCCGGCTACACCGTGCAGCAGGTCATCGGCGAGGTCTTCGGGCTGACCGTACGCTCGCGCCATCTGGGCAGCCAGATCGGCGCCGGGCTCAAGTCGATGATCGGCGGCGAGCTGAAGGGCCTCACCAAGACGCTGGTCGAGACCCGCAACCAGGCGATGGAGCGCCTGGTGGCCCAGGCGAAGGCGCGGGGCGCGAACGCGGTCCTGATGATGCGGTTCGACGTGACGGAGGCGGCGGACGTGGGGACGGAGGTCTGCGCGTACGGAACCGCGGTGATCCTCGCCCGCACCTGA
- a CDS encoding glutamate decarboxylase, translating into MALHRGGNEKERHLDEKEYARLALNPFFGEADPVGSMTSAPPRHRLPDRPLAPATAYQLVHDELMLDGNSRLNLATFVTTWMEPQAGVLMAECRDKNMIDKDEYPRTAELERRCVAMLADLWHAPDPSAAVGCSTTGSSEACMLAGMALKRRWMQRNADRYPSREARPNLVMGVNVQVCWEKFCAFWEVEARQVPMEGDRFHLDPEAAAALCDENTIGVVGVLGSTFDGSYEPVAALCSALDDLQERTGLDVPVHVDGASGAMVAPFLDEDLVWDFRLPRVSSINTSGHKYGLVYPGVGWALWRTAADLPEELVFRVNYLGGDMPTFALNFSRPGAQVVAQYYTFLRLGREGYRAVQQTARDVARGLAERIEAFGDFQLLTRGDDLPVFAFTTTPEVRRYDVFDVSRRLRERGWLVPAYTFPANREDLSVLRVVCRNGFSSDLAGLLMEDLGRLLPELRQQAAPLGRDESKSTAFHH; encoded by the coding sequence ATGGCACTGCACCGCGGCGGCAACGAGAAGGAGCGGCACCTCGACGAGAAGGAGTACGCGCGGCTCGCCCTGAACCCCTTCTTCGGGGAGGCCGACCCGGTCGGCTCCATGACCTCCGCGCCCCCGCGGCACCGGCTGCCCGACCGGCCGCTGGCCCCGGCGACCGCGTACCAGCTGGTCCACGACGAGCTGATGCTCGACGGCAATTCCCGGCTCAACCTGGCCACCTTCGTCACCACCTGGATGGAACCGCAGGCCGGGGTCCTCATGGCGGAGTGCCGGGACAAGAACATGATCGACAAGGACGAGTACCCGCGCACCGCCGAACTGGAGCGGCGCTGCGTGGCCATGCTCGCCGACCTGTGGCACGCGCCCGACCCCAGCGCCGCCGTCGGCTGCTCGACCACGGGCTCCAGCGAGGCCTGCATGCTCGCCGGGATGGCGCTCAAACGGCGCTGGATGCAGCGCAACGCGGACCGCTACCCCTCCCGCGAGGCCCGCCCCAACCTCGTCATGGGCGTCAATGTGCAGGTCTGCTGGGAGAAGTTCTGCGCCTTCTGGGAGGTCGAGGCGCGCCAGGTGCCCATGGAGGGCGACCGCTTCCACCTCGACCCCGAGGCCGCGGCCGCGCTCTGCGACGAGAACACGATCGGGGTCGTCGGGGTGCTCGGCTCGACCTTCGACGGGTCGTACGAGCCGGTCGCCGCGCTCTGCTCGGCGCTCGACGATTTGCAGGAGCGTACGGGGCTGGACGTGCCCGTCCATGTCGACGGGGCCTCCGGGGCGATGGTCGCGCCCTTCCTCGACGAGGACCTGGTGTGGGACTTCCGGCTGCCCCGGGTGTCCTCCATCAACACCTCCGGGCACAAGTACGGGCTCGTCTACCCCGGGGTCGGCTGGGCGCTGTGGCGCACGGCGGCCGACCTCCCCGAGGAGCTGGTCTTCCGGGTCAACTACCTCGGCGGCGACATGCCGACCTTCGCGCTCAACTTCTCGCGGCCGGGGGCGCAGGTGGTGGCGCAGTACTACACGTTCCTGCGGCTCGGGCGGGAGGGCTACCGGGCGGTGCAGCAGACCGCCCGGGACGTCGCGCGGGGGCTCGCGGAGCGGATCGAGGCGTTCGGGGACTTCCAACTCCTCACCCGGGGGGACGACTTGCCGGTGTTCGCCTTCACCACGACGCCGGAGGTGCGGCGGTACGACGTGTTCGACGTCTCGCGCCGGCTGCGGGAGCGGGGGTGGTTGGTGCCCGCGTACACCTTCCCGGCGAACCGGGAGGACCTGTCGGTGCTGAGGGTGGTCTGCCGCAACGGCTTCTCCTCCGACCTGGCGGGTCTGCTCATGGAGGACCTCGGCCGACTCCTCCCCGAACTGCGGCAGCAGGCCGCCCCACTGGGCCGCGACGAATCGAAGTCCACGGCCTTCCACCACTGA
- a CDS encoding PadR family transcriptional regulator codes for MSTIRLLVLGAVRGHGRAHGYQVRSDLEYWGAHEWSNAKPGSIYHALKHMAKQGVLLAHEVAPSTAGGPPRTEYELTEAGREEYFRLLREALSSYDQKLDALSAALGFMVDLPRAEVLSLLRDRLERLARWRGAVTEYYLAGASPQRYGHIGEIMNMWVHSAEAGAEWTRGLIGRIEGGAYVFAGEGDSPTPPLPETLRG; via the coding sequence ATGTCAACCATCCGTCTCCTCGTCCTCGGTGCGGTACGCGGGCACGGCCGGGCGCACGGCTATCAGGTGCGCAGCGACCTGGAGTACTGGGGAGCCCACGAGTGGTCCAACGCCAAGCCCGGGTCGATCTACCACGCCCTCAAACACATGGCCAAGCAGGGCGTGCTGCTGGCCCACGAGGTGGCGCCCAGTACGGCGGGCGGGCCGCCGCGCACCGAGTACGAGCTGACGGAGGCGGGGCGCGAGGAGTACTTCCGGCTGCTGCGCGAGGCGCTCTCCTCCTACGACCAGAAGCTGGACGCGCTCTCCGCGGCGCTCGGCTTCATGGTGGACCTGCCGCGTGCGGAGGTCCTCTCGCTGCTGCGTGACCGGTTGGAGCGGTTGGCGCGGTGGCGGGGGGCGGTGACGGAGTACTACCTGGCGGGGGCTTCGCCCCAGCGGTACGGGCACATTGGGGAGATCATGAACATGTGGGTTCACTCGGCGGAGGCGGGGGCGGAGTGGACGCGGGGGTTGATCGGGCGGATCGAGGGTGGGGCGTACGTCTTCGCAGGCGAGGGTGACTCCCCCACCCCGCCCCTCCCCGAAACCCTCCGGGGGTAA